Proteins encoded in a region of the Populus nigra chromosome 3, ddPopNigr1.1, whole genome shotgun sequence genome:
- the LOC133689565 gene encoding protein CHLOROPLAST IMPORT APPARATUS 2-like isoform X1 encodes MSSPCISGGGRTYGFDLEIVKSSSISSTRTSHSSSPSSTISESSNSPLAISTRKSRTPRKRPNQTYNEAAALLSTAYPNIFSTKHLTKSSKFTKPQDNSLLLDQSSDLLLPFRVFDNSGFLIHQPIRGKPSYGNESKFANFTDKSSCQSSGEVDFHGNSVELCDGLDEDFDAESILDEEFEEGIDSIMGHLSAGDEMADEVPNGISSSFGGQMNSWYGSSMGYNFDGKSHYGHGIAMRRGVRALRHVDEGNWWDFPIVDMLQISPTLTTTVAATAKANNNNGPECNSIPKPKPKPKMKMKPNSSSEKKKKRVEKPAVMEEKKVELKDENPVKENSIPQSSQGLILKLNYDHVLSEWSDRGSPFSDESMGCAEGNDVSARLAQIDLFSENGMREASVLRYREKRRTRLFSKKIRYQVRKVNADQRPRMKGRFVRRPNPRSDEQEKKKKL; translated from the exons ATGTCTTCTCCATGTATAAGTGGAGGTGGTAGAACCTATGGATTTGATTTAGAAATAGTCAAATCCTCATCTATTTCCTCAACAAGAACATCACACTCATCTTCACCATCTTCAACTATCTCTGAATCTAGTAATTCGCCGTTAGCAATCTcaacaagaaaatcaagaactCCTCGTAAAAGGCCTAATCAAACTTACAATGAAGCAGCTGCTCTTCTTTCCACTGCCTATCCAAACATTTTCTCCACCAAACACCTCACAAAATCTAGCAAATTCACCAAACCCCAGGACAACAGTCTCCTCCTTGACCAATCCTCCGACTTGTTATTGCCTTTTCGCGTCTTCGACAACTCTGGATTCCTAATTCACCAACCAATCCGAGGAAAGCCCAGTTATGGAAACGAGTCGAAATTTGCGAATTTTACAGATAAGTCCTCTTGCCAGAGCAGCGGGGAAGTTGATTTCCACGGGAATTCAGTGGAATTGTGTGATGGACTCGACGAGGATTTCGACGCGGAATCCATTCTTGATGAGGAATTTGAGGAGGGTATTGATAGTATTATGGGGCATTTAAGTGCAGGCGATGAAATGGCTGACGAGGTGCCTAATGGCATTAGTTCTAGTTTTGGTGGTCAAATGAATTCTTGGTATGGGAGTTCAATGGGATATAATTTTGACGGGAAATCACACTATGGTCATGGGATTGCAATGAGAAGAGGTGTTAGAGCTTTGAGGCATGTTGATGAAGGAAATTGGTGGGATTTTCCGATTGTTGATATGTTACAAATCTCTCCAACACTCACCACCACCGTGGCCGCCACCGCAAAAGCCAATAACAACAATGGTCCAGAATGCAATTCAATTCCAAAGCCAAAGCCAAAAccaaagatgaaaatgaaaccCAATTCGAGCAgcgaaaagaagaaaaagagagtgGAGAAACCAGCTGTGATGGAAGAGAAGAAGGTGgagttgaaagatgaaaatccAGTCAAGGAGAATTCTATTCCACAATCCAGTCAAGGGTTgatattgaaattgaattacGACCATGTCTTGAGCGAGTGGTCCGACCGTGGCTCGCCATTTTCCGACGAAAGTATGGGGTGTGCTGAAGGAAATGATGTCTCT GCCAGGCTGGCACAGATTGATTTATTCTCAGAGAATGGAATGAGAGAAGCTAGCGTCCTGCGCTACAGAGAAAAGCGGCGTACACGCCTTTTCTCTAAGAAGATCAGATACCAGGTCAGAAAAGTCAACGCTGATCAACGGCCCAGAATGAAG GGAAGATTTGTGAGAAGGCCGAATCCAAGAAGTGATgaacaagagaagaagaagaagctgtga
- the LOC133689565 gene encoding protein CHLOROPLAST IMPORT APPARATUS 2-like isoform X2 — translation MSSPCISGGGRTYGFDLEIVKSSSISSTRTSHSSSPSSTISESSNSPLAISTRKSRTPRKRPNQTYNEAAALLSTAYPNIFSTKHLTKSSKFTKPQDNSLLLDQSSDLLLPFRVFDNSGFLIHQPIRGKPSYGNESKFANFTDKSSCQSSGEVDFHGNSVELCDGLDEDFDAESILDEEFEEGIDSIMGHLSAGDEMADEVPNGISSSFGGQMNSWYGSSMGYNFDGKSHYGHGIAMRRGVRALRHVDEGNWWDFPIVDMLQISPTLTTTVAATAKANNNNGPECNSIPKPKPKPKMKMKPNSSSEKKKKRVEKPAVMEEKKVELKDENPVKENSIPQSSQGLILKLNYDHVLSEWSDRGSPFSDESMGCAEGNDVSAGTD, via the exons ATGTCTTCTCCATGTATAAGTGGAGGTGGTAGAACCTATGGATTTGATTTAGAAATAGTCAAATCCTCATCTATTTCCTCAACAAGAACATCACACTCATCTTCACCATCTTCAACTATCTCTGAATCTAGTAATTCGCCGTTAGCAATCTcaacaagaaaatcaagaactCCTCGTAAAAGGCCTAATCAAACTTACAATGAAGCAGCTGCTCTTCTTTCCACTGCCTATCCAAACATTTTCTCCACCAAACACCTCACAAAATCTAGCAAATTCACCAAACCCCAGGACAACAGTCTCCTCCTTGACCAATCCTCCGACTTGTTATTGCCTTTTCGCGTCTTCGACAACTCTGGATTCCTAATTCACCAACCAATCCGAGGAAAGCCCAGTTATGGAAACGAGTCGAAATTTGCGAATTTTACAGATAAGTCCTCTTGCCAGAGCAGCGGGGAAGTTGATTTCCACGGGAATTCAGTGGAATTGTGTGATGGACTCGACGAGGATTTCGACGCGGAATCCATTCTTGATGAGGAATTTGAGGAGGGTATTGATAGTATTATGGGGCATTTAAGTGCAGGCGATGAAATGGCTGACGAGGTGCCTAATGGCATTAGTTCTAGTTTTGGTGGTCAAATGAATTCTTGGTATGGGAGTTCAATGGGATATAATTTTGACGGGAAATCACACTATGGTCATGGGATTGCAATGAGAAGAGGTGTTAGAGCTTTGAGGCATGTTGATGAAGGAAATTGGTGGGATTTTCCGATTGTTGATATGTTACAAATCTCTCCAACACTCACCACCACCGTGGCCGCCACCGCAAAAGCCAATAACAACAATGGTCCAGAATGCAATTCAATTCCAAAGCCAAAGCCAAAAccaaagatgaaaatgaaaccCAATTCGAGCAgcgaaaagaagaaaaagagagtgGAGAAACCAGCTGTGATGGAAGAGAAGAAGGTGgagttgaaagatgaaaatccAGTCAAGGAGAATTCTATTCCACAATCCAGTCAAGGGTTgatattgaaattgaattacGACCATGTCTTGAGCGAGTGGTCCGACCGTGGCTCGCCATTTTCCGACGAAAGTATGGGGTGTGCTGAAGGAAATGATGTCTCT GCTGGCACAGATTGA